A single genomic interval of Corvus cornix cornix isolate S_Up_H32 chromosome 11, ASM73873v5, whole genome shotgun sequence harbors:
- the LDHD gene encoding LOW QUALITY PROTEIN: probable D-lactate dehydrogenase, mitochondrial (The sequence of the model RefSeq protein was modified relative to this genomic sequence to represent the inferred CDS: inserted 2 bases in 1 codon): MSWSCAVPMFAVLSRQDMALRRVLALGAALGRRSCCSKPSLPPDFVEALRAVVGAPNVSTATAVREQHGHDESMHPCAPPDVVVWPQAVGQVQELAALCHRCRVPMVPFGTGTGLEGGVNAVQGGVCFDLSRMDAIAELSLEDFSVTVEPGVTRKALNKHLRGTGLWFPVDPGADASLCGMAATGASGTNAVRYGTMRPNVLNLRVVLPDGRLLHTAGPGRQPRKRAAGYDLTSLFVGSEGTLGFLTQATLRLXPLPEATAATVASFPSVGAAVACTVQVLQAAVPVARIEFLDEVMADACGRFSGMGLPAAATLLLELHGSRHSLAEQQQQTEEIVRQNGGSGLAWAEGLEEREQLWSMRHNAWYAALALRPGCQGYSTDVCVPISRLPDVVVETKQDLQASSITGPMVGHVGDGNFHCLLIFNSQDPEEAQRIHAFTQRLGRRALAAGGTCTGEHGVGLGKRALLQEELGQEGLDTLRSIKAALDPHNLMNPGKVL; this comes from the exons ATGTCCTGGTCCTGTGCAGTTCCCATGTTCGCGGTCTTGTCCCGTCAAGACATGGCCCTGCGGAGGGTGCTGGCGCTCGGGGCAGCCCTGGGGCGCcgcagctgctgctccaag CCCTCGCTGCCCCCGGACTTCGTGGAGGCCCTGAGGGCCGTGGTTGGGGCCCCCAATGTCTCCACGGCCACAGCGGTGCGGGAGCAGCACGGCCACGATGAGTCCATGCACCC ctgtgcccctccGGACGTCGTGGTGTGGCCCCAGGCGGTGGGGCaggtgcaggagctggcagcGCTCTGTCACCGCTGCCGCGTGCCCATGGTGCCCTTTGGCACCGGTACCGGCCTCGAAGGAGGCGTCAATGCCGTGCAG ggcGGTGTCTGCTTTGACCTGAGCCGCATGGATGCCATCGCGGAGCTGAGCCTCGAGGACTTCTCGGTGACGGTGGAGCCCGGTGTCACCCGCAAGGCCCTCAACAAGCACCTGCGTGGCACCGGGCTCTGGTTCCCTGTCG ACCCTGGGGCAGATGCCTCGCTGTGTGGCATGGCTGCCACGGGGGCCTCGGGCACCAACGCGGTGCGCTACGGCACCATGCGCCCCAACGTGCTCAACCTGCGCGTGGTGCTGCCGGACGGGCGCCTGCTCCACACCGCCGGCCCCGGGCGCCAGCCCAG gaAGCGGGCGGCTGGCTATGACCTGACCTCGCTCTTCGTGGGCTCTGAGGGCACCCTGGGCTTCCTGACTCAGGCCACGCTGCGCCT CCCACTGCCCGAGGCCACTGCTGCCACTGTTGCCTCTTTCCCCAGTGTGGGGGCGGCCGTGGCTTGCACAGTTCAGGTGCTGCAGGCCGCTGTGCCCGTGGCCCGCATCG AGTTCCTGGATGAGGTGATGGCAGATGCCTGTGGCCGCTTCAGTGGGatggggctgccagcagcagccacgcTCCTCCTGGAGCTCCATGGCTCCCggcacagcctggctgagcagcagcagcagacgG AGGAGATTGTGCGACAGAACGGTGGCTCTGGCCTGGCCTGGGccgaggggctggaggagcgTGAGCAGCTCTGGTCCATGCGCCACAATGCCTGGTACGCTGCCCTGGCCCTGCGGCCTGGCTGCCAG ggctACTCCACGGATGTCTGCGTGCCCATCTCCCGCCTGCCCGACGTGGTGGTGGAGACCAAGCAGGACCTGCAGGCCTCCAGCATCACCG GACCCATGGTGGGACATGTGGGTGATGGCAACTTCCACTGCCTCCTCATCTTCAACTCCCAGGACCCAGAGGAGGCCCAGCGCATCCATGCTTTCACCCAGCGCCTGGGAAG gcGTGCACTGGCGGCGGGGGGCACCTGCACCGGGGAGCACGGCGTGGGGCTGGGCAAGcgggcactgctgcaggaggagctgggccaGGAGGGCCTGGACACCCTGCGCTCCATCAAGGCTGCGCTCGACCCCCACAACCTCATGAACCCTGGCAAGGTGCTCTGA